Within the Bacillus pumilus genome, the region CTATCCAGAAGATTCCTTTTTGAAGGAACTAACGGCAGAAATTGCTCAGTTTGAGTCATATGAAGAGCTGCTTTCACCGATCAAGCGTCACCCAACCTACAGGAAGTCAGGAAAAGCGCTCACACAAGAGGATGAATTGGATATAAAAGAAGAAGCGCAAAGGCTGCTGACAGAACAGCTAAAGCAATTATGAGAAAAGGAGAGGCACAATGAAAATACGTTCACTCCATATCGCCCATTTCGGTAAATTTTCAAATCGCACCTTTCACTTTTCTGATGACGGTTTTCAGCTAGTTTACGGTCTGAATGAATCGGGGAAAACGACATTGAAAACGTTTATTGAATCGATGTTATTTGGTTTTCCAAAAAACAAGATGTACAAGTCGAAACAGGGTTCTTTTTATGGTGGTTCCCTCACTTGTCATGATGACGAGATTGGCGTTATTCACATTGAGAGAACATCCGACCGCGGTGGGCATGCACAGGTGTTTTTACCGAATGGTGAAGTGAAAGACGAAGCTTTTCTACAGGCGCTTTTAAAGGGAACGGATCGCAGATTATATCAATCAATCTATTCGTTTGATGTGTTTGGACTGCAAAATGTCCAAGCCTTAAACCAGGATCAGATAGGCGAATTTCTACTTTTCTCAAGTTTATTTGGCTCAGATGCAGCCACCAAGATGGATAGCAGGCTGCTAAAGCAACAGGAACAGCTGTTTAAACCAAATGGCCGCAAGCCTGAATTAAACCAGCAGCTTGATCGTTTAAAAGAGCTGACAGGTCAGTTGAAACAAGCGAGATTGGTAGAAGGTAGCTATACCGAAAAGAAACGGGAGCAATCTGAATTAACGGAGACGATCGAAAAGCTTCAAAATGAAATGAAACAAACGGAAGAACACCTTCAGAAACTGACTGAATCCATTCAAGTCTATCCCATGATTGAGAAAAAAGTGGAGTTGAAAAAGGAATTAGCCCGCTTTCCAGACCGAGTCAAACGTTTTAGAGCAGAAACCAAGCATGAGCTTGATAAACTAGAATCACACCTTCACCCGAAAAACGCTCAATTAACTGCACTGAAACAGAAGTTAGATCATTTGCAAACCTCACTCGTACAAGTTCAACCGCTTTATGACAAGGATACCTTAATGGAGATGAATAGAGTCGTAGATGAAGCATCGAATGCTGAGCTTGTGAAAAAACGCATAGCAGAGTGTCGAGCAAACCGTGATTCATTGAAACAAAAAATAGACGAAGCGGAAGTAAAGCTAAAGTGGGAGCGCCCGATAAAGCTCGAACAAATCGACGATTCGCTTGAATTTGAGTGGGAATTAAAGGAGACTGTCACTCAATACATCCGTCTCATGGACAGAAAGGCGCAGTTAGATGAACGTTTTGATCACGCGAGACATGAGCTGGACGAAGCAGAAGCTGTTCTAAAAGGGTTAAAGGAACAGCAAGTAAAACTGCACGGAGCAGAAGATGATGCGAATAATACAAGATCGAAAAAGAAACCGATTGATTCACAGGCGTCGCTATTCCAAGGCTTGATCGCATTTGATGTGGTGTTTCTGTTTGTTCTATTCTTTTTAACAGAGTGGTGGATCACACTATTATTTGCGGGATTTTCTGTTTTTCTCTTCTTTGTCATTTACTCATTCAGTCAAAGAAACTCTAATAAACAAAGAAACGGAGAAGACGCCTTAGATTCCTTTCAAGTGCAGGCAGCTTCTGCTGAAACACTTATGAGGCAGAAGGAGCTGCTCTACGAAAGAATCATCCGGCAATATGAAGACTGGGAGCTAGAGCTCGAGCCTGTCCAGCAGCAAGTAGAGGAAAAGAAGAGACAGCTTGGCTTGTCGTCTGAGCTTTCTTTCCTAGTAGAGGCCTTCCATATTCTAAAACAATTAAAAATGAATACAGCGGCATATGACGAGTTTCAGCGTGAAATAGAAAAGCTCTCCGATCAGCAATCGATTTATGAGCGCAAAGTTTCAGCGTTAAGCAGTATCCTTCAAAAAAAGGAAGGAACTATTCAGGAGAATATTTCAGTCTTTCAAGAGATATTGAAAGATGAGACGAAAAGAGAAAAAGAACGCCAGACATTACATGTATCCATTCAACATGCGATGCAGCAGCTCACGACACTAGAAGGTGAAATTCAATATTACGAAAAACAAACGGATGAGCTTTTTCGTCAAGTAGAAGCAGAGTCCAAAGAAGATTACCAAGTGCTTTCTCATCTATCGAAAGAATACCGAGAACGACTTTCTGAGCTGCAGCAGCTGAATCAAGAGCTTCATAGAAGCGGTTGTTTTGATGAGGAGGAATGGATTGTTCGCAAAGGACTACCTCTTCTTGAGGAGGAGTGTGCCAAAGCAAAGCAGCACCTTCATGACGTTCAATTGAATGCGGAGAATACGGAAAAACGTTTAGCAGAACTAGCGGTGGAAATACGGCAAATAGAAGCTTCTGGAACAGTGTCTGATTTGACTCATCAGCTTACCGCAGAGCAGGAGCATGCGAAGCACCTCGCGAAAAAGTGGGCTGCCATTCAGCTTGTCCGCACCGTCATACGAGAAAAATTGAATGAGCATAAAGAAACAAGGTTGCCTGCATTGCTTCACACAGCCTCTAGTTTTATCCAACCGTTAACAAATGATCGTTATGAAGCGATTTTATTTTCACCTGAAGATGATTTGCTCATGGTGAAAAGAATGGATGGACGAATATTCCGCCCAGAGGAGCTTTCACAGGCAACGTGTGAACAGATCTATCTGGCGATTCGTTTTGCGCTTGCTTTGTCTCATCAGCAAGATTGCCAGCTTCCGTTTATGATGGATGACAGCTTTGTTCATTTTGATCACGTTCGTCTAGGCAGAGTGCTGGAGATGATGAACGAACTCACACGTTTTGAAACACAGCTGTTTTATTTCACCTGTCATGAGCATATGAAGCAAGCAGCAGAAGATGGACAGGTTACGAGTTTAGCAGTTGAATGATTGACAAATAATGACTTATGTTATACTTATATGAGCAGAAACATGGAAGGAGCTTTTATTGAATGGCTAAAGGGATCATGACCTATGATGTCGGCGAACAAGTTGACCTGCATTTATTAATTAAATCATCTACTAAAGGGATTGCGAGTAATGGCAAACCATTTTTAACGTTAATTCTTCAAGATCAAAGTGGAGATATTGAGGCGAAATTATGGGATGCGAAGCAGAATGATGAACAAACCTATGCCGCACAAACCATTGTGAAGGTAGTTGGCGATATTCATCATTATCGCGGGAGGAATCAGCTGAAACTTAGGAATATACGCCCTGTTGCTGAAAATGAGCAAATTCGAATTGATGATTTTCTCGAAACAGCTCCTATTCCAAAGCATGATATGATGGATACAATTATGCAATATATTTTTGATATGAAAAACCCTAATATACAGCGTGTCACAAGACATTTGCTGAAAAAATATGGACAGGAATTCGCTGACTATCCAGCAGCGACAAAAAACCATCACGAATTTGTTTCTGGTCTTGCTTATCACGTAGTGTCCATGCTGCATTTGGCTAAATCAATTGTGGATCTATATCCATCATTAGATCGAGATCTTTTATATTCAGGCATCATTCTTCATGATTTAGGAAAAGTCAAAGAGCTTTCAGGCCCAGTCTCAACCACCTATACGGTGGAAGGGAATTTAATTGGTCATATATCAATTATGGTGACAGAAATTGCGAAAGCTGCTGAAGAGCTTGGGATTGATTCAGAAGAAATTTTAATTCTACAGCACTTAGTACTAAGTCATCACGGAAAAGGTGAGTGGGGAAGCCCGAAACCACCAATGGTGAAGGAAGCCGAAATTCTCCACTATATTGATAATTTAGATGCGAAGATGAATATGATGGATCGTGCGCTTGAGCATGTGAAGCCAGGAGAATATACAGAACGTATTTTTGCGTTAGAGAATCGTTCATTTTATAAACCAACTTTTCACGAGTAATCATGTGAGAACGTCCGCTTATGCGGGCGTTTTTTTCATAACTTGTCTTCTTTTTGCATAAGCATGTAACACAAAGGAAAAGAGAGCTGTTCTGAAAAAAAGGAGGCGATGAAAAAATGTTGTTTTTTCCATGGTGGGTGTATGCATGTATCATTGGCATTATTTTCTGTGCGTATAAATTAATGACAACGGCCAAAGAGGAGCAAGAGATTGATCAATCCTTTATTGAGAAGGAAGGAGAGATTTTTATCGAGCGAATGGAGCAAGAAAGAGAGCGCAGACGTCAGGGACAGCAAATGAAAAGATCCCAAGATTCGGCGGCACATGAAGATCACTCGATTGCTTAATCAGATGTTATAAAAACCCCTCTGCCTGATCACGGCAGAGGGGTTTTTGGTGATTATTGGTTTTGTTGTTGTTGTTGTGCAGGTTGTTGAGATTTTTCTTTAAACGTGTTTTCAAGCTCTTTATCTTTTACTTTCACATCTGCATCTTTCACCAATTTGTTTAAGATGGTTTGGATTTCATTTGTGTCTGCTTGTTTTTGATCAAGTAGTTCTTTTTTCAAGTCTGCTTTCATGTCATCATATTTACCGCGTTCTTCGGTCTTTTTAATGATATGGTAGCCGAATTGTGATTTCACTGGTTTGCTGATTTCATTCACTTTTAGTTTGAATGCAGCTTTACTGAAGTTCTCGTCCATTTGACCTTCTTTTGCGAACCAGCCTACATCTCCGCCTTGTGCAGCTGAAGCAGTATCAGTTGAATATTCAGACACTACAGCATCCCATTTTTCACCTTTATCTAATTTCTTTTCCACTTCGTCAGCTGTTTTCTTATCAGCTACAAGAATGTGGCTTGCGCGGATTTTCCCTTTTAGGTCATCGTAATACGCTTTTACTTCTTTATCAGTGATTTTGATGTTAGCTTTGGCAGCCTTTTGAGTCAGCAGCTCATATTTCACTTGATCTTTGATGTAATCTTTTCCAAATTCATCTTGAAGTTGTTTTAAACGATCTTCACCAAGTGTCTTTTTATATTCT harbors:
- a CDS encoding ATP-binding protein — encoded protein: MKIRSLHIAHFGKFSNRTFHFSDDGFQLVYGLNESGKTTLKTFIESMLFGFPKNKMYKSKQGSFYGGSLTCHDDEIGVIHIERTSDRGGHAQVFLPNGEVKDEAFLQALLKGTDRRLYQSIYSFDVFGLQNVQALNQDQIGEFLLFSSLFGSDAATKMDSRLLKQQEQLFKPNGRKPELNQQLDRLKELTGQLKQARLVEGSYTEKKREQSELTETIEKLQNEMKQTEEHLQKLTESIQVYPMIEKKVELKKELARFPDRVKRFRAETKHELDKLESHLHPKNAQLTALKQKLDHLQTSLVQVQPLYDKDTLMEMNRVVDEASNAELVKKRIAECRANRDSLKQKIDEAEVKLKWERPIKLEQIDDSLEFEWELKETVTQYIRLMDRKAQLDERFDHARHELDEAEAVLKGLKEQQVKLHGAEDDANNTRSKKKPIDSQASLFQGLIAFDVVFLFVLFFLTEWWITLLFAGFSVFLFFVIYSFSQRNSNKQRNGEDALDSFQVQAASAETLMRQKELLYERIIRQYEDWELELEPVQQQVEEKKRQLGLSSELSFLVEAFHILKQLKMNTAAYDEFQREIEKLSDQQSIYERKVSALSSILQKKEGTIQENISVFQEILKDETKREKERQTLHVSIQHAMQQLTTLEGEIQYYEKQTDELFRQVEAESKEDYQVLSHLSKEYRERLSELQQLNQELHRSGCFDEEEWIVRKGLPLLEEECAKAKQHLHDVQLNAENTEKRLAELAVEIRQIEASGTVSDLTHQLTAEQEHAKHLAKKWAAIQLVRTVIREKLNEHKETRLPALLHTASSFIQPLTNDRYEAILFSPEDDLLMVKRMDGRIFRPEELSQATCEQIYLAIRFALALSHQQDCQLPFMMDDSFVHFDHVRLGRVLEMMNELTRFETQLFYFTCHEHMKQAAEDGQVTSLAVE
- a CDS encoding sporulation YhaL family protein → MLFFPWWVYACIIGIIFCAYKLMTTAKEEQEIDQSFIEKEGEIFIERMEQERERRRQGQQMKRSQDSAAHEDHSIA
- the yhaM gene encoding 3'-5' exoribonuclease YhaM codes for the protein MAKGIMTYDVGEQVDLHLLIKSSTKGIASNGKPFLTLILQDQSGDIEAKLWDAKQNDEQTYAAQTIVKVVGDIHHYRGRNQLKLRNIRPVAENEQIRIDDFLETAPIPKHDMMDTIMQYIFDMKNPNIQRVTRHLLKKYGQEFADYPAATKNHHEFVSGLAYHVVSMLHLAKSIVDLYPSLDRDLLYSGIILHDLGKVKELSGPVSTTYTVEGNLIGHISIMVTEIAKAAEELGIDSEEILILQHLVLSHHGKGEWGSPKPPMVKEAEILHYIDNLDAKMNMMDRALEHVKPGEYTERIFALENRSFYKPTFHE
- a CDS encoding peptidylprolyl isomerase, which gives rise to MKKMALAAVTAVSVLTLGACSSGDKDVIATTKSGDVTKEELYTTLKKQAGGDALNLLVQQKVLADKYKVSDKEIDKKMEEYKKTLGEDRLKQLQDEFGKDYIKDQVKYELLTQKAAKANIKITDKEVKAYYDDLKGKIRASHILVADKKTADEVEKKLDKGEKWDAVVSEYSTDTASAAQGGDVGWFAKEGQMDENFSKAAFKLKVNEISKPVKSQFGYHIIKKTEERGKYDDMKADLKKELLDQKQADTNEIQTILNKLVKDADVKVKDKELENTFKEKSQQPAQQQQQNQ